The genomic interval CTCTCTTCATGAAGGCTTCTAAAGACCACAGCAAGAATATCTTTGCTGATTACCTCACTGATTAGAATGCTAATATCATCTTCGAAaaccctctctttctctctggAATCATATAGTTCATTGGAAAGCAAAGAATTTTCTTGAATGAGCTTGACAATCTCACTTTGCAATGACCTCCGAGAGTCTTGCAGTTCTGCCAACTGTCCGACCAAGAACTTTGCTTCTGCCCTTAGCTCATCCACCTTGCGATTACGAGTCTCCATTTCTTCCCAGAACTCATTAGTGATATTCACAAGTTCCTTATTTTCTCTCTGAAGGTGGAGCAATTCCTCGCTCTTTGCTTGCTGATCTTGCTTCAGGATGTTCCTCTCTGACCTCAGATCAGCCACCTCTTGTCCAAAGTGTTCCAAGAGTGTGACAACAAGTGACTTCTCAACAAGTTCATTCTGTTTCACATCCTGAGCATCAGATATAGTGTTCAGAAGGCAGTTGATCTCATGCAAGATGAGATGAACAATGCTATCAAGCTTCATTTGGTCTAAGGACTCATACTTCTCCTCCAGATGCAAGAGTTTCTGCACCGAACCAATCCATTTAGTTAGCTTCTGATTATTGTCGGACAAGTACTCCATTTTCTCCTCCAGAACTTGACATATTTCTTGCTTCATTTGTAGTTGTGCTGAGAAATCTGAATTTGCTTCTGCGATATCTTCCAAACACTGCTTCCAGATGAATATTTCTATCTGAGCTTTTACAATGTTTTGCTCCTCCTCTTCAAGCTGTTCCTCTCTATTCCTGCCTTCTTGCGACACTAGGTTGATTTTCTTGCATAGAGCATCAAATTGAAACTTTCTAGAGTGTTCAAGATCATTGTGCTCCTTCCTTTCAAGCCTTATCTGTTCCTGTAACTTGATCACCTCGTCAAGTACTGagtttttctcttcttgtaGATCAGAGTGTCGCCTTTCTAGCTCTGTGTACTGTGCTTCCAAATTCAACAGGGTATGACTGATTCTATCAACCTGaaacaacaagaagaaagGCAGATAGCCCAAAGGTTCAACCATTGTTTAATTTCTGATGACTACTGCTAGAAACAACAGAGTTTGCCACACACCATACCTGATAGGCCAGAGTACTCTTCTCATGTTGAAGTGCAGAATTCTGATTGTGCAATGCCTCTGAAGATTCTTTGAGATCTTCTAATTTCCCTCTCAAGCTCTCAAGTTCAGCATTAGCATCAGATAATGAATTCTCCAGGAATACATTCTTCTCAAATAGATCTGCCATGGTCTGAGAAATTGCCTCAATTTGCGCGACAAGCACAGCTTGCGCAGACTGATGACTGGAAATCTTGGAACTAAGGTGCTTGCATGATTCTTCCAATTCTGCTTTCTTTTCCCTCAATACTTCGAGCTCAGTAGTCACAGCTGACAAAGACTTCTCCAAAAATGCATTCTTCTCTGACATCCTCTCCAGGCGCTTCATGCTCTCGATATGCAGAACATCTGTGCTTGCATGGTTTCTTATTATCCCTTTCAACTCAACATTTCCATCCTTCAATTCTTGTACGAGTGCTTGTAGTGATTCTACATTCAGGTCCACAGCCTGTATTTGCTCCTTCATTGAAAAGTGTTTCTTCTCCAAGTCACTCCTATCCTCCTTAAGGTGATAAAGTTCATTTTGAAGTGTCTTCTTTTCATCAACGTGTCGACAAACATCTTCCTCAAGTTTCTGTTGTGCATTCTTCATCGTAATTATCTCATCCTGCAGGCGAATTATCACAGATGAGGAAGAGTGAATTTGATCATTCAAACTTGTGTTCtgtttttgaattttctcCAATTCCTTCTCAAGCACAACCTTTTCTGTTTCAGTGTCCTTTGCCTTGCTTACTTCAAGAGCCAAAAGCCTCAGTTTGTCCTGAGCAAGTATTAACTGTTTCTCCAAAGAGAGCTGAGCCATTTCTGCTTGCATGCACTTGAGATGTTCCTCCTCTGTAGAGATGTTAAGCTTTTCCAACTCAGCTTGCTTCTCGTTTAGCTCTTCATGCTTCTGTTTCAACATATGTTTCAGCCTATTCAGCTCCAAATGCATCTCCTGGTTTGCTTTTTCAACAAGAGCGGAATGTTCATCACCTGTGGTTAAAGGCTGGAATCCACTTTGCATTTCCTCTTTCAGTCTGTTGAACTTCTCCTGTGTATGCAATATTTCAGACTTGAGGTTATGTAATCTAGCAGTTGATTGTTGGCATTGCAAAACCACAGCTTCCTTCTCTGCATTTTGTTGTGCAAGTGCCTCCTTGAGGCAAACAACCTCCAACTCAGCCTTGTTAGTCTGCTCTAACAATGATGAAATTCTACTCTTGAGATCTTGGTTTTCCTCAGATAAACTTGCTAGTTCCTTCTGCAGCCGCTCGTTATCCTGGTTGTCTGCACAAGaaaatttgttataaattattcataatttcaCTAATATTCTTAAAGATTTCCTAAGTATTTTATGGGGCTTACCTTTAGCATGCTTTCTTGAATCACTACCATTGATGAAAGAGAGGAAATATGGAGCCATGTCTGGATTGTCCATATCAGTTTCCACAGAAGCAGTTTCAGCTGGGAGATCGTCATCCAAGTCCATCAGAACCTGCTCAGGAAATACTTCCGCGATCTTACGATTGGCCTGTCGGAGTTCACCGGCTGCATGATCATATCTTTCTGCTAATGCTCGGTATGCACGGTACAACTCCTCAAGCAAGGTCATCAGCTCAGGACGCCTTCGGTAGTACATTTCTGCTCTTTTTGCAAATGATTCAGCGTCTTCTTCAATGATCTTGATCATCATCTTGATTTTGCTATCCATATCTGTATTAACCAAGCATTCAAAAAGGATAATATCAGTACAAACTTGAACGAAAAGTTGGCAATGCTGGAAATGGAATTACAACACCATTTCTATGCACGGACATTATACTCAGACACTCGATAGCTCATAGAATCCATTCTTTTTACACATCTGGATTGGAAACTCAGCTGATAAGCTAACATGATCTTCACTTACAGCTTATAACAGAATGGAGTATTCATGACAATGCATGAATGATGAATTGATtatcatatcatattaatGACTATTAAAATGTATGGCTGgtaataatattataagttCAAACAATACAGCAGATCATTTCATAGGAACACCCATTCAGGATTTGCATTCTCGTGCTAGCAGAGTGATAGACAGGTGCCATATGTGATCAAGTACTGCAGTCAGCACACTACAGTACGAGCTGTTCTAACTTTCAGTATATTTTCTACCTAAAACAGTATTATAACAAACTGTACCGCAATGTAGATTGTAATAGTGCATTGCTCTGCAGCTGAAGTTCATATTCTCTCTAGCATGGAGCAAAGCTACTAAACTTAATTCAGTTCAACTGTAAGGCAATCCACATTAACAAATGGTACCACATTAGCATTTGGTCATTCAGTACATAAGTCCCTACCTGAGACCGAAGTACCTGCAGAAAATCTAAGCTGTAGTGTTATCTGCAAGCATTAAAGATATCCATGTGCTTCCTCAATTACTCATGACTTTTATGCAGGTACTAATGCACAGTGCGAGTGCTTTTCtgatataatattataaggCACATAACATAGTTTTACTCCATAATTTGTTTGAGAGAACAATTTTACTCGaatcattaaaatattttactatttaaaGCCTTGAGAGCAGATAAAGCCAAGAAAAGTTGTTAATAGGCACATTATACCAAGGTTGTATATCCTCTTAATCAAACGATATAGACAACATAAGATTTTCCATATTTCACAATTTCAAATGCAAAATGACTTTTTTCTAGGTTTCCAATTTGAAAGGGCAGTCTTATAGAGATTAAGACCAGTTTGGCTTGCATAACCCTCAGACTTTAAATTCTGCAGTTCACATTTTATTAAACACCTATTCAATTGCCCATGAAACTTCAATCCAACATTTCTGTTGCATTCAACTATTATCTTCGTATCAGGTTGCAAGTCGAATGGCAGAACAACATATCTTCAGTCTGTAGAGTTCAAAAAGTCTGCTACACAAGGAAATGCTTGTGGATGGATTTAGATTGTTTACCTGTCAGATTTTCTTGGAGCCATTTTGAGTTCTTTGGGCAGATATGACTGTTCCACCACCATGAATATTTCCGCCTTGTATTGGTTGGCGATGTTTCTTCCATTATTCCAACAAGCTAGCCGAGCAGAGCTCCTTTCACACTTGGAAGAAACTCCGATCGTTTATAAATCACAGCCAGAGTAGTTTGAGTTACAAACAAGTGTCACAATCTATCACAGTCAATTACctgcaaaataataaaaattatcatacTGGGGCCAACAAAAGTACactttataagaaaaaataaccagAAAATCAGTCAAGAAGGGATCACTTCATATTCCTGTTGAAATGCACAACTGAAGATCAATACTGCAAGTACCTGCCACACTCAAGACAACATGGCACTTGAAGCAGATTGAAAGCTAGCAGCCAAATCTCCAAGTAATACCTTAGTTTGTAGAAACTTGACCCAAAATTCCTAAACATGGGTTTCATTGTTGCCTTTCTTACAAACTAAGCAGATACTTAAAAATGAGCGAAAGCAAAAATGAATAAGCAGCAGTGATAGTGAAAACATCCCAGGCTCCAGATCACGTAATTATTCACTAATCTACTGGTCacaatatttttgaatgtGGAGTATAAACAAAGGGTGTGTGAAAGGGCacgtagcctagtggttataGTGACCCGAGTAGCACCCAAGATCTAGGTTCAAATCTCTATAGgagcatgaattttagattgggtTATTTGAGAGGATAAGTTCACTACTTGGGTTAAGCCCGaattcaaaaagaaaatgactATATATCCGACCGGATATAGAGGCTGGGGTAAAATAcccttcttaaaaaaaagagggtgTGATCATTTTGGTTTTTCAGAGAAAAActaaacggcatatttataaatgaaaaataatttgtgaataaatttttatatacgtgttcatagtgatctaaaagcaaaggctgaaaactaaaatacaatgagaaaaaaatcaaaatcaactccaaattaaaggttgaaaatttaaattttggcttttaaGTATAACCAGAAACAAAAATTCGGGGCTGAAAAACTCAGTAGAGAGTTAACTCCAGCAGCAATCAGTACtcatttgtttgatcaaaactACTCATACATAGAAAGAGGAGAAACACGAATATTAtacaaacaataaatatgaaGCGATGCAAACAATACTGAGCGGAGGACATCAAAAGCTATTATCAATGGCTAAACAAAATATACCAAGCTATCCTGGTTCAGAAACAAACAGAGGTTGCTTGCAGAGTTGGCAAATGTATAATCAAGCAATAATGAAGGAATGATAGAGAATAGGGTTGGCACTGACCAGAGAACTTAACAAcccaaataaaaagataaacccCAACCACTTCCCAGCTCCCAAATGACCCACAGATGGAGCAAGATTTCCAAACCCAACAAGAAGGAGACCGCATTAATTACTTGTTTCTTCATCGGTTGTAGCTGAGACTGTGATAATCCAACCAGTAACATAAACGAggatttttcttcctttttttcttgctaGGAAACACACGCACAAAGAAAAAACGCTTTCCAGACCGTCTCAACATGCATAATGTAACCAAAGAGCAATAGAATTCCCAATCTTTGATGAGCATTTAGCACTAAcgataaatacataaaaaaacagagagccTGAGAGACAAGAAAAATGTCATCCTTTGATGaacagagaaaggaaaaaaaatggtggatCAGTAAATGCATTAGTGATTAATCAACTGAAATCCTAAAACCACGCGGAGTAAACATGAAACCAAAAGAGCTATCCGAATTCCCCGAGATGGGTTCACCAGTCCTGATCTTTGAAGAAATCGAAAGCAGATTGGGGAAGCATGttaccaaaagaaaaagggaagggCACAGTCTCAGAAATTCATAAAAGGTTCAACTGATGATGAAGAGACAGGCCTCCAAAAGAAACCTGCAAAAAAGACA from Oryza brachyantha chromosome 3, ObraRS2, whole genome shotgun sequence carries:
- the LOC102712619 gene encoding protein NETWORKED 1A-like, which translates into the protein MEETSPTNTRRKYSWWWNSHICPKNSKWLQENLTDMDSKIKMMIKIIEEDAESFAKRAEMYYRRRPELMTLLEELYRAYRALAERYDHAAGELRQANRKIAEVFPEQVLMDLDDDLPAETASVETDMDNPDMAPYFLSFINGSDSRKHAKDNQDNERLQKELASLSEENQDLKSRISSLLEQTNKAELEVVCLKEALAQQNAEKEAVVLQCQQSTARLHNLKSEILHTQEKFNRLKEEMQSGFQPLTTGDEHSALVEKANQEMHLELNRLKHMLKQKHEELNEKQAELEKLNISTEEEHLKCMQAEMAQLSLEKQLILAQDKLRLLALEVSKAKDTETEKVVLEKELEKIQKQNTSLNDQIHSSSSVIIRLQDEIITMKNAQQKLEEDVCRHVDEKKTLQNELYHLKEDRSDLEKKHFSMKEQIQAVDLNVESLQALVQELKDGNVELKGIIRNHASTDVLHIESMKRLERMSEKNAFLEKSLSAVTTELEVLREKKAELEESCKHLSSKISSHQSAQAVLVAQIEAISQTMADLFEKNVFLENSLSDANAELESLRGKLEDLKESSEALHNQNSALQHEKSTLAYQVDRISHTLLNLEAQYTELERRHSDLQEEKNSVLDEVIKLQEQIRLERKEHNDLEHSRKFQFDALCKKINLVSQEGRNREEQLEEEEQNIVKAQIEIFIWKQCLEDIAEANSDFSAQLQMKQEICQVLEEKMEYLSDNNQKLTKWIGSVQKLLHLEEKYESLDQMKLDSIVHLILHEINCLLNTISDAQDVKQNELVEKSLVVTLLEHFGQEVADLRSERNILKQDQQAKSEELLHLQRENKELVNITNEFWEEMETRNRKVDELRAEAKFLVGQLAELQDSRRSLQSEIVKLIQENSLLSNELYDSREKERVFEDDISILISEVISKDILAVVFRSLHEERTLQLESLHSDFAQLQAAGSGLYQDIKMMNMKFEHLEKESNECNKELSRTISICNSTSTENAIGRGDPAQRDTNLPNSERSQQEYHVNLEMGHIEVDMAGLEKSNEMLQEEVHKLQSEMKVLRSKENSVIDIKSCDEDIKRLLANMQMAIMNAALFKEKVLELIITCESFEISTMVQKEVLKEEITRRNSYVDELKDKLNAVEIENRRLKVDLNGDFTVLGSLQNEVSALEKQTLSLANDCLQSNKLGMEENALSTQVLKTNMRSSDDQNAARTVKDMELQKLHGTIKALQKVVTDTAVLLEQERLDFNANLQEARKQIEVLKLKEILDDDLIEMNYEQMLKDIQLDLIQISSGYKVGSLGQANKTVAQIDEKMLESHGTIGASSSHMRNDLRPPQSESFERDNCKKHPSELIFVKELSIDKQELPRSVTMEPHQEWKNKVIERLASDAQRLNALQSSIQELKTNTEASEGLELESVRYQIREAEGFIMQLMDSNSKLSKKAEEFTSADGLDGDNIDLRSRHQRKIMERARKMAEKIGRLEVEMQKVHEALLKYEEQTSIRTSKTMHRRSKVQLVDFLYGRRQDSRKQQRCSPCGCLKSKTIDD